Proteins encoded together in one Mycobacterium simiae window:
- the cysS gene encoding cysteine--tRNA ligase: MTDRPRLRLHDTAAGAVRDFVPLREGHVSIYLCGATVQGQPHIGHVRSGVAFDILRRWLMARGYDVAFIRNVTDIDDKILNKAAAACRPWWEWAATFERAFTAAYDALDVLPPSAEPRATGHITQMVELMDRLIEKGHAYASNGDVYFDVLSFPEYGQLSGHRIDDVHQGEGVATGKRDQRDFTLWKGAKPGEPSWPTPWGRGRPGWHLECSAMARTYLGPEFDIHCGGMDLVFPHHENEIAQSHAAGDGFARYWLHNGWVTMGGEKMSKSLGNVLSIPAMLQRVRAPELRYYLGSAHYRSMLEFSETALQDAVKAYVGVEDFLHRVRVRVGGVVPGQWTTRFANALDDDLAVPIALAEIHHARAEGNRALDAGDHENALHHAGAIRAMMGILGCDPLDERWETRDETSAALAAVDALVRAELERRQRAREERNWALADEIRDRLKQAGIEVTDTADGPQWELQAGSEK, translated from the coding sequence GTGACCGATCGCCCCCGTCTGCGGCTCCACGACACGGCAGCCGGCGCCGTGCGCGATTTCGTTCCGCTGCGCGAGGGGCATGTCTCCATCTACCTGTGTGGCGCCACCGTCCAGGGGCAGCCCCACATCGGGCACGTCCGCAGCGGGGTGGCCTTCGACATCCTGCGCCGTTGGCTGATGGCGCGCGGGTACGACGTCGCGTTCATCCGCAACGTCACCGATATCGACGACAAGATCCTCAACAAGGCCGCCGCCGCGTGCCGGCCGTGGTGGGAATGGGCGGCGACCTTCGAGCGTGCCTTCACCGCCGCCTACGACGCGCTGGACGTGTTGCCGCCCTCGGCCGAGCCCCGAGCGACCGGGCACATCACGCAAATGGTCGAGTTAATGGACAGGCTGATCGAAAAGGGTCATGCCTATGCCAGCAACGGCGACGTCTACTTCGACGTGCTCAGCTTCCCCGAGTATGGACAATTGTCCGGCCACCGGATCGACGACGTCCACCAGGGCGAAGGCGTGGCCACCGGGAAGCGCGACCAACGCGACTTCACTTTGTGGAAAGGCGCCAAGCCAGGTGAACCATCCTGGCCGACACCCTGGGGTCGCGGCCGCCCGGGCTGGCACCTGGAATGCTCGGCGATGGCCCGCACGTATCTGGGACCGGAGTTCGATATCCATTGCGGCGGAATGGATTTGGTGTTCCCGCACCACGAGAACGAGATCGCGCAGAGCCATGCGGCCGGAGACGGGTTCGCCCGCTACTGGCTGCACAACGGCTGGGTGACGATGGGCGGGGAGAAGATGAGCAAATCGCTGGGCAACGTGCTGTCCATCCCGGCGATGCTGCAGCGTGTCCGGGCGCCCGAGCTGCGCTACTACCTGGGCAGCGCCCACTACCGCTCGATGCTGGAGTTCTCCGAGACTGCGCTGCAGGACGCCGTGAAAGCCTATGTGGGAGTGGAGGATTTCCTGCACCGGGTGCGTGTCCGCGTCGGCGGGGTCGTCCCGGGACAGTGGACAACGCGATTCGCCAACGCGCTCGACGACGACCTCGCGGTTCCGATCGCGCTGGCCGAGATCCATCACGCCCGGGCGGAGGGCAACCGGGCACTCGATGCCGGCGACCACGAAAACGCCTTGCATCATGCCGGTGCCATCCGCGCGATGATGGGCATCCTGGGTTGTGATCCGCTCGACGAACGTTGGGAAACCCGCGACGAGACCTCGGCCGCACTCGCGGCGGTCGACGCGCTGGTGCGCGCAGAGCTGGAAAGGCGCCAACGCGCTCGCGAGGAGCGCAATTGGGCGCTGGCGGACGAGATTCGGGATCGGCTCAAGCAGGCCGGCATCGAGGTCACCGACACCGCCGACGGACCGCAGTGGGAGCTGCAAGCCGGTTCAGAAAAGTGA